One segment of Gemmatimonadota bacterium DNA contains the following:
- a CDS encoding alpha/beta hydrolase, with protein sequence MTEDKTWIVPDPQASCEVRLDEETVTVLRRHGNPQGPRLVLSHGNGLAIDLYYPFWSHLADDYDLILYDQRNHGWNTVGDQQKHDVPTLIHDQRLILEAIDDQFGQKPKVGVYHSVSALITLLSISTFKDLMSSGPAIDFSGLILFDPPLCKPGVSQVEFDAAAEQVAAATRRRGHLFQTEEDFVELLSYSPGFVHVVPGVRELMAKTTLRPIDSGDGYELRCPREFEAQIIDYSRSYSVLVDFDALDCPTKVIGADPTLPYSYLPTLDLRDMVTVDYDFLPDTTHFFPLEQPEECVSLIREFLESNNLAHLA encoded by the coding sequence ATGACTGAAGACAAAACCTGGATCGTACCCGATCCCCAAGCATCGTGTGAAGTCCGCCTGGACGAAGAGACTGTGACCGTGCTGCGCAGGCACGGGAATCCACAGGGTCCGCGTCTCGTCCTGAGCCACGGCAACGGACTCGCCATAGACCTGTATTATCCCTTCTGGTCTCACCTTGCCGATGACTACGATCTGATCCTGTACGACCAGCGGAATCACGGCTGGAATACCGTCGGCGATCAGCAGAAACACGATGTGCCGACGCTGATCCACGACCAGCGCCTGATCCTGGAGGCCATCGACGATCAGTTCGGGCAGAAACCGAAAGTGGGCGTCTACCACTCCGTCTCGGCATTGATTACCCTGCTGTCCATCTCGACCTTCAAGGATCTGATGTCGTCAGGCCCGGCGATAGATTTCTCCGGCCTGATCCTCTTCGATCCGCCCCTTTGCAAGCCGGGGGTCAGCCAGGTCGAATTCGACGCGGCCGCGGAACAGGTCGCCGCCGCCACGAGGCGACGCGGGCATTTGTTCCAGACGGAAGAGGACTTCGTTGAGCTGCTCAGCTACTCGCCAGGCTTCGTCCACGTAGTCCCCGGGGTAAGGGAACTCATGGCGAAGACGACGCTGCGGCCGATCGACAGCGGGGACGGTTACGAACTGCGGTGCCCGCGGGAATTCGAGGCCCAGATCATCGATTATTCGAGAAGTTATTCGGTGCTTGTGGATTTCGATGCGCTCGATTGCCCGACGAAAGTCATCGGGGCGGACCCCACCCTTCCCTATTCCTACCTTCCGACCCTGGACCTGCGCGACATGGTGACGGTCGACTACGACTTCCTGCCCGATACGACGCATTTCTTTCCGCTGGAACAGCCGGAGGAATGCGTATCGCTGATCCGGGAATTTCTCGAAAGCAACAACCTGGCGCATTTGGCCTGA
- a CDS encoding autotransporter domain-containing protein, giving the protein MTRHVFRKSLNFLVVVFGLLVIYGLFTNVRPAFAQTQISCPLPEGATPPADPAVTAQQVEDGSATLEDFALAVRERSREYAQGAASHEEGVYIGCIVRQDDGIWRSGSTYIVSLTLDGRLYIHAKDMALSGRQLNPLIYGSILQALGVSPAILFNLASPDSSTVAQAIDALLGTLSQEPDGAFDATVPVPGLSPGIPGASGHAAVYVDPNLGSPVLLLVGFDINASHLVDEVIDYGDPAITASEVVDRETLKAFVTQAGEHLREFIQSGDAAASSKFRLALRDPNGPWRHGSVYLYVLDLNSNTILFHAAFPDEFEYRPLIPTVRDAVTGEYILPQVIEAAKNNPEGGFVEYYFDDPTDDTDSADIPKLGYAREFAAELRRPDGSVVSADFIIGSGLYGRTPDPVATGPCPFPDGTTPPPDPSVTAQQVEDGSASLRDFTLAARERLNVEIGDGLYLYNLCLIRQEGGPYRSGSTYLVQLTPDRRVYVHSKQMALSGRRIKASIYTAILTSLGVTPADLVKLQSTDPAIRGPALAALNNLLSQEPDGAFDGTRFGAPGASGHAGSYFSEHLGVPTVLLAGFDLNETHLDEEVIDYGDPAITASEVVDRETLKAFVGEAGKYYLNLFQTDGRASSTKSRVALRDPNGPWRHGSVYLYVLDLHSSTILVHGAFPDRYELRPLVATVRDVVTGKLILPQVIEAAKSNPEGGFVEYYFDDPTDDTDSADVPKVGYARRFKGELPRPDGSVLPIDVIIGSGFYGRAPEIAAPCPLPDGVAPPMDPTVTAQQVEDGSASLRDFTLAARERLNVELGDGVYLYNLCLIRQEGGPYRSGSTYLVQLTPDRRVYVHAKQMALSGRRIKASLYTAILIALGVTPADLAKLQSTDPAIRGPAIAALNNLLSQEPDGAFDGTRFGVPGASGHVGSYYSEHLGVPVLLLAGLDLNETHLDEEVIDYGDPAITASEVVDRRTLKAFVGEAGKYFLNLFQTEGRASSTKSRVALRDPNGPWRHGSVYLYVLDLQSNTILVHGAFPDRFELRPLVATVRDVVTGELILPQVIEAAKSNPEGGFVEYYFDDPTDDTDSADVPKLGYARRFAGEFPRPDGSVLPIDVIIGSGLYNPAPDEPLEITLTVSPATLTEDGGVQTVTVTATLSSAPIPVASVIDLSLSGTATADDYSVTGDLVITIPARATEGSTELTFTVTDDTVYESGGETIVITARSEEVDLDSATISVTDSYDAPATIGTPPAVSLEAGDDETVNTGPLFSGTDLSYSASSTDNGVVEAVMSGAVLTVTGVRKGGATVNVSARNAAGEASLAVSVTVTAVAAEREAYTNILAAIGRSMLSGVSATIGGRFSAGGGREITVGGRRIDGFASGITALAGLTGQGRQTASKEMALLQGAERRHGASGDYLLRTSSFSYAMEDHTGSGGLRWSVWGAGDLQNFQGEPDVDASYDGNLRTAYLGFDVATGRSWLAGIALSRAMGESDYDVTVASGSLESRLTSVLPYLRWTCPTGFTEVWSIVGLGSGEVEVEDGTSDLSMRMGMLGARSRLASSGGLGLDLVGDAGLLRLSTSDSESAALSDIATGVQRIRVGLEGSRTTALAGETTVTPYAQVAGRYDGGDGQTGQGLEVSGGLRLTGGRVGLNAQGRYLAVHTAEGYRENGVSLIAYLRPSSDGRGLSMSVAPRMGAGTADSGMMWRERPLADSALRSGSRARSLRAEVGYGLASSPTGVLFTPFGDVYLDGDERRQLRLGARIGAADLGRSGSLELSGTRIDRRGGASDHRISLFARMGF; this is encoded by the coding sequence ATGACACGGCATGTCTTCCGGAAGTCCCTGAATTTCCTCGTTGTTGTGTTCGGCCTGCTCGTGATCTACGGGTTATTTACAAATGTGCGCCCGGCGTTCGCGCAGACGCAGATATCCTGTCCACTTCCTGAAGGGGCAACGCCTCCTGCGGACCCGGCTGTGACGGCCCAGCAAGTGGAAGACGGCAGCGCTACCCTTGAGGACTTCGCGCTCGCCGTGAGGGAGCGGTCCAGAGAATATGCCCAGGGGGCCGCGTCCCATGAGGAAGGGGTATATATCGGATGTATCGTCAGGCAGGATGATGGGATCTGGCGTTCCGGTTCCACCTACATCGTGAGCCTGACGCTCGACGGAAGATTATACATTCACGCGAAGGACATGGCATTGTCCGGCCGGCAACTCAACCCCTTGATTTACGGATCGATCCTTCAAGCCCTGGGCGTCTCCCCAGCCATTCTCTTCAATCTGGCATCTCCCGATTCCTCCACTGTCGCCCAGGCCATCGACGCCCTGCTGGGCACATTGTCGCAGGAACCGGACGGCGCATTCGATGCGACCGTCCCTGTTCCGGGTCTGTCACCAGGTATACCCGGCGCCTCGGGCCATGCCGCCGTCTATGTGGACCCCAATTTAGGGTCTCCGGTTCTGCTGCTGGTCGGATTCGACATCAATGCATCGCACCTGGTCGACGAAGTCATCGATTACGGCGACCCGGCTATTACCGCCAGTGAGGTCGTGGACCGGGAAACCTTGAAGGCCTTCGTCACGCAAGCGGGAGAGCACCTGCGTGAATTCATACAGTCGGGCGATGCAGCCGCCAGCTCTAAATTCAGGCTCGCTTTGCGGGATCCAAACGGGCCCTGGCGACACGGGTCCGTGTACCTCTACGTCCTGGACCTCAACAGCAACACGATCCTGTTTCACGCGGCGTTTCCGGATGAATTCGAGTACCGTCCGCTAATACCGACCGTCCGGGACGCCGTGACGGGAGAGTACATTCTGCCGCAGGTCATCGAAGCGGCGAAAAACAATCCGGAAGGCGGCTTCGTGGAGTATTACTTCGACGATCCCACAGACGACACCGACAGCGCCGACATCCCCAAGTTGGGCTACGCCCGCGAGTTTGCCGCTGAACTCCGGAGGCCGGATGGAAGCGTCGTATCGGCCGACTTCATCATCGGGTCGGGCTTGTATGGGCGCACGCCCGATCCCGTCGCAACAGGTCCCTGTCCATTCCCTGACGGGACAACGCCACCGCCGGATCCTTCTGTGACGGCGCAACAGGTGGAAGACGGCAGCGCAAGTCTGAGGGACTTCACGCTGGCCGCCAGAGAGCGGTTGAACGTAGAAATAGGCGATGGACTGTACTTGTACAATCTGTGTCTCATCAGACAGGAAGGAGGGCCTTACCGTTCCGGCTCCACCTACCTCGTGCAGCTGACGCCCGACCGCAGGGTGTACGTTCACTCGAAGCAAATGGCCTTGTCGGGACGGCGCATCAAAGCCTCGATCTATACTGCGATCCTTACTTCGCTGGGCGTCACGCCAGCTGATCTGGTCAAATTGCAATCTACCGATCCCGCCATTCGAGGTCCCGCATTAGCCGCCCTCAACAACCTCTTGTCGCAAGAACCGGACGGCGCATTCGATGGGACCAGGTTCGGTGCACCCGGCGCCTCCGGCCATGCCGGCAGCTACTTCTCGGAGCATCTTGGCGTTCCGACCGTGCTGCTCGCGGGATTCGACCTGAACGAAACACACCTGGATGAAGAAGTCATCGATTACGGCGATCCGGCCATTACCGCCAGTGAGGTGGTGGACCGGGAAACCTTGAAAGCCTTCGTCGGGGAAGCGGGGAAGTATTACCTCAACCTCTTCCAGACCGACGGTCGAGCCTCTTCCACGAAATCCAGGGTTGCCCTGCGGGATCCGAACGGGCCCTGGAGGCATGGGTCGGTGTACCTTTACGTCCTGGACCTCCACAGCAGCACGATCCTGGTTCATGGAGCGTTTCCGGACCGATACGAGCTTCGGCCCCTGGTAGCGACCGTACGGGACGTCGTGACCGGAAAACTCATTCTGCCGCAGGTCATCGAAGCGGCGAAGAGCAACCCGGAAGGCGGCTTCGTGGAGTATTATTTCGACGACCCCACGGACGACACCGACAGCGCCGACGTCCCCAAGGTGGGATACGCCCGCCGGTTCAAAGGTGAACTCCCGAGGCCGGACGGAAGCGTCCTCCCGATTGATGTCATCATCGGGTCGGGGTTCTATGGGCGCGCGCCCGAGATTGCCGCACCCTGTCCGCTCCCCGACGGTGTTGCACCTCCGATGGACCCGACCGTGACGGCGCAACAGGTGGAAGACGGCAGCGCCAGCCTGAGGGACTTCACGCTGGCCGCCAGAGAGCGGCTGAACGTGGAATTAGGAGATGGCGTCTACTTGTACAATCTGTGCCTCATCAGGCAGGAAGGGGGACCTTACCGTTCGGGCTCCACCTACCTCGTGCAACTGACGCCCGACCGCAGGGTGTATGTTCACGCGAAGCAAATGGCCCTGTCGGGACGGCGCATCAAAGCCTCGCTCTATACCGCGATCCTGATTGCGCTAGGCGTCACGCCAGCCGATCTGGCCAAACTGCAGTCTACCGATCCCGCCATCCGAGGTCCCGCAATAGCCGCCCTCAACAACCTCTTGTCGCAGGAACCGGACGGCGCATTCGATGGAACCAGGTTCGGTGTACCCGGCGCCTCCGGCCATGTCGGCAGCTACTACTCGGAACATCTCGGCGTCCCGGTCTTGCTGCTCGCGGGACTCGACCTGAACGAAACGCACCTGGATGAGGAAGTCATCGATTACGGAGACCCGGCCATTACCGCCAGTGAGGTGGTGGACCGGAGAACCCTGAAGGCCTTCGTCGGGGAAGCGGGGAAGTACTTTCTCAACCTCTTCCAGACCGAAGGCCGAGCCTCTTCCACGAAATCAAGGGTTGCCCTGCGGGATCCGAACGGTCCCTGGAGGCATGGCTCGGTGTATCTCTACGTCCTGGACCTCCAAAGCAACACGATCCTGGTCCATGGAGCGTTTCCGGACCGGTTCGAGCTTCGGCCCCTGGTAGCGACCGTGCGGGACGTCGTGACCGGAGAACTCATTCTGCCGCAGGTCATCGAAGCGGCGAAAAGCAACCCGGAAGGCGGCTTCGTGGAGTATTACTTCGACGATCCCACCGACGACACCGACAGCGCCGACGTCCCCAAGTTGGGATACGCCCGCCGGTTCGCGGGTGAATTCCCGAGGCCCGACGGAAGCGTCCTCCCGATCGACGTCATCATCGGGTCGGGGCTTTACAATCCTGCACCCGATGAACCGCTGGAGATCACCCTGACGGTATCTCCCGCCACGCTGACGGAGGATGGCGGGGTCCAGACGGTGACGGTAACGGCCACGCTGTCCAGCGCACCGATTCCGGTAGCGTCGGTGATCGACCTTTCTCTGTCCGGCACCGCCACCGCCGACGATTACAGCGTCACGGGAGATCTGGTCATCACGATACCCGCCAGAGCGACGGAGGGGTCGACGGAACTGACCTTCACGGTCACGGACGACACGGTATACGAATCAGGGGGCGAGACGATTGTCATTACCGCACGCAGCGAGGAGGTGGACCTCGATTCCGCCACGATTTCGGTGACCGATTCCTATGACGCTCCCGCGACGATTGGCACTCCGCCCGCGGTATCGCTGGAGGCGGGAGACGACGAAACGGTCAATACAGGCCCGCTGTTCAGCGGAACGGACCTGAGCTATTCGGCGTCCTCGACGGATAACGGCGTTGTCGAAGCGGTCATGTCGGGCGCCGTGCTGACGGTAACGGGGGTGCGCAAAGGAGGCGCCACGGTCAACGTCTCGGCCCGTAACGCGGCGGGCGAGGCGAGCCTCGCCGTCAGCGTGACTGTCACGGCCGTCGCGGCAGAACGGGAGGCCTATACGAACATCCTGGCGGCCATCGGGCGAAGCATGCTGTCCGGAGTCTCCGCCACCATAGGCGGCAGGTTTTCCGCCGGTGGTGGACGGGAGATCACCGTGGGAGGCCGCAGGATCGACGGATTCGCATCGGGCATCACGGCGCTGGCCGGACTGACCGGCCAAGGCCGGCAGACCGCATCGAAAGAGATGGCGTTGCTCCAGGGCGCGGAACGCCGCCATGGCGCGAGCGGCGACTACCTGCTGCGGACGAGCTCGTTCTCCTACGCGATGGAGGATCACACAGGCAGCGGCGGGCTCAGGTGGTCCGTCTGGGGCGCCGGCGACCTGCAGAACTTCCAGGGAGAGCCCGATGTGGACGCCAGCTACGACGGAAACCTCAGAACGGCGTATCTCGGATTTGACGTGGCCACTGGGCGCAGCTGGTTGGCGGGTATTGCCCTTTCTCGTGCGATGGGCGAGTCCGACTACGACGTTACCGTGGCGAGCGGCAGCCTGGAATCGCGGCTTACCTCGGTGCTGCCGTACTTGCGCTGGACCTGCCCCACCGGTTTCACGGAAGTGTGGTCGATCGTGGGACTCGGTTCCGGCGAAGTTGAGGTGGAGGATGGCACGAGCGACCTGTCCATGCGTATGGGCATGCTGGGCGCACGGTCCCGGCTGGCCTCCTCGGGCGGTCTGGGACTCGACCTGGTGGGTGACGCCGGGTTGCTCCGCCTTTCCACCTCCGACAGTGAATCGGCCGCACTGAGCGACATTGCAACCGGCGTGCAACGGATACGCGTCGGCCTGGAAGGGTCGCGTACGACCGCCCTCGCGGGCGAAACCACCGTAACGCCCTATGCGCAGGTGGCCGGACGCTACGACGGAGGCGACGGCCAGACCGGACAGGGCCTCGAAGTCTCCGGCGGACTCCGCCTGACCGGCGGTCGTGTCGGACTTAATGCCCAGGGCCGTTACCTGGCGGTCCATACGGCAGAGGGATACCGGGAGAACGGCGTTTCACTCATCGCCTATCTGAGACCGAGTTCGGACGGCCGGGGTCTTTCGATGTCCGTGGCGCCGCGCATGGGCGCTGGAACCGCAGACTCCGGCATGATGTGGCGCGAACGGCCCCTGGCCGATTCCGCCCTGCGCAGCGGCAGCCGCGCCCGTTCCCTGCGGGCCGAGGTGGGATACGGCCTTGCTTCATCGCCCACGGGTGTGCTCTTCACCCCCTTTGGCGACGTGTATCTCGACGGGGATGAACGCCGCCAGTTGCGGCTGGGCGCCCGCATAGGCGCCGCGGACCTCGGACGCTCCGGATCTCTGGAGCTTTCCGGCACGCGGATCGACCGGCGCGGTGGCGCATCCGATCATCGTATCAGCCTCTTTGCACGCATGGGCTTCTGA
- a CDS encoding aminotransferase class V-fold PLP-dependent enzyme, which produces MGIYEDIGVRPVINAIGTATRYGGALLDPEIMETMRAASREFCILDELHEKAGEKVARMLGVEAAYVTASAACGLVITTASCMTGTDPERIRQLPDTTGMRDGVIVQKTHRIAYDQAIRLTGAKLIELDDSDGPPADAMRAAIGDGSRAAAVFYLGKNFKNDRSVPLEQAVAMAHAVDVPVIVDAASECPPVSTLTRFTEAGADLVIFSGGKSLQGPQSTGLIIGRKDLISACAVNGTPFATVGRPMKVSREEIFAFIKALEIYLNRDHAVDAAGWEAKVRYIEEELAGIPHVSVGRLDPEETYAVPQLEVTIDPEAGLTGDDAVKALLDGTPRIIVQDRGEEGFSINPHNLQDGQERIVAERCREVLAGG; this is translated from the coding sequence ATGGGTATCTATGAAGACATCGGCGTGCGTCCGGTCATAAACGCCATCGGCACGGCTACGCGTTACGGGGGCGCCCTTCTGGACCCGGAAATCATGGAGACCATGCGCGCGGCATCCCGGGAGTTCTGTATCCTGGACGAACTGCATGAGAAAGCCGGTGAGAAAGTCGCCCGAATGCTCGGCGTGGAAGCGGCCTACGTCACCGCCAGCGCCGCGTGCGGTCTGGTCATCACCACGGCGTCCTGCATGACCGGGACCGACCCGGAGCGGATCCGCCAGCTTCCGGACACGACCGGGATGCGTGACGGAGTGATCGTCCAGAAGACCCACCGGATCGCCTACGACCAGGCCATTCGGCTGACCGGTGCGAAGCTGATCGAGCTGGACGACTCGGACGGTCCGCCGGCAGATGCCATGCGGGCGGCCATCGGGGATGGATCACGGGCGGCAGCGGTCTTTTACCTGGGCAAGAACTTCAAGAACGACCGCTCCGTCCCGCTGGAACAGGCCGTGGCCATGGCCCATGCCGTCGACGTGCCCGTCATCGTCGACGCGGCCTCGGAATGTCCTCCGGTATCGACGCTGACCCGGTTCACGGAGGCCGGTGCCGACCTGGTCATATTCAGCGGCGGCAAGAGCCTCCAGGGTCCGCAGTCGACCGGCCTCATCATCGGACGGAAGGACCTGATCAGCGCCTGCGCGGTGAACGGGACGCCCTTCGCCACGGTCGGCCGGCCGATGAAGGTCAGCCGGGAGGAGATCTTCGCCTTCATCAAGGCCCTCGAAATCTACCTGAACCGGGACCATGCGGTGGACGCGGCGGGCTGGGAAGCAAAGGTGCGCTACATCGAAGAGGAACTGGCCGGCATTCCCCACGTTTCCGTAGGCCGGCTCGATCCGGAGGAAACCTACGCCGTGCCACAGCTCGAGGTCACCATCGATCCGGAAGCCGGTCTGACGGGAGACGATGCAGTGAAAGCACTGCTCGACGGCACGCCCAGGATCATCGTGCAGGACAGGGGCGAGGAGGGATTCTCCATCAATCCCCATAACCTGCAGGACGGCCAGGAGCGGATCGTGGCGGAAAGGTGCCGGGAGGTGCTTGCCGGTGGGTAG
- a CDS encoding phytanoyl-CoA dioxygenase family protein encodes MQYDASRRTFDCEPTLTDSEVLRFCRDGYLHFEGVVPDEINRRTRDYLNGKIPANPCYMPEGMTEEDLARIRNSHEPSSILLEDWFIEHVLINPVMAGALRSLLGRHVGLPVLVSDHRIECPKESQPWHHDADHVFGPEIRFVEAFYFPQDTPDNMGPTEVTPGSHIRSTRRGQEENGVLCSGPAGTIGLHSQSILHRRGESTASGLRHMLKYSYWRTVPPTRDWIVEPDFDFRHADYGGHGAARYVAHMFYWLCGKGDEFRLIGGQAWPWKSANQIGPSYGFGRTEGYLPDWRGNNDDDYAR; translated from the coding sequence ATGCAGTACGACGCATCCCGGCGGACTTTCGACTGCGAGCCCACGCTCACGGATTCGGAGGTGCTACGCTTCTGCAGGGACGGATATCTGCATTTCGAGGGCGTCGTGCCCGACGAGATCAACCGGCGGACGCGCGATTACCTGAACGGGAAGATCCCCGCCAATCCGTGCTACATGCCCGAGGGTATGACCGAAGAAGACCTGGCCCGGATCCGGAATTCCCATGAACCGAGTTCGATACTGCTCGAAGACTGGTTCATCGAGCACGTCCTGATCAATCCCGTGATGGCGGGTGCGCTCCGTTCGCTCCTCGGCCGTCACGTGGGATTGCCGGTGCTGGTCAGCGACCACCGGATCGAATGTCCGAAGGAATCACAGCCCTGGCACCACGACGCCGATCACGTGTTCGGTCCGGAGATCCGTTTCGTCGAGGCATTCTATTTCCCCCAGGACACCCCCGACAACATGGGACCCACCGAAGTCACGCCCGGTTCCCATATCCGCTCGACCCGAAGGGGCCAGGAGGAGAACGGGGTGCTGTGTTCGGGACCCGCGGGGACCATCGGACTGCACTCGCAAAGCATCCTGCACCGCCGGGGCGAATCCACGGCATCCGGCCTGCGGCACATGCTGAAATACAGCTACTGGCGTACGGTGCCGCCCACGCGGGACTGGATCGTCGAACCGGATTTCGACTTCAGACACGCCGACTACGGAGGGCACGGGGCCGCCCGTTACGTGGCCCACATGTTCTACTGGCTCTGCGGCAAAGGCGATGAATTCCGCCTCATCGGCGGCCAGGCGTGGCCCTGGAAATCCGCCAACCAGATCGGGCCCTCCTACGGTTTCGGACGTACGGAGGGATATCTCCCCGACTGGCGCGGGAACAACGACGATGACTATGCCCGGTAG